A window of Leptolyngbyaceae cyanobacterium genomic DNA:
TCAATCATCGCAGCTAACATTGCAAGATGGCGCAACCGTCTCTGCCTATACTTTTGGTAGCGGTAATGGAGGTAATATTACAGTAAACGCTACCGATTCAGTAGAAATGATTGGAATTGGCGATACAATTTCCATAGCCGATGTTGTCATTGGAACCGTTAATTCTGCCAATTTGAGGAACGGTGTATTTACTGGTAGTTTCACTGAAGCAACCGGAAAAGGTGGTGATTTAACAATTAATACTGGTAAATTAACCTTGCAGAATGGTGCTTCTCTAATAGCTTTTACAAACAGTAAAGGTAATGGAGGAAATTTAAGCGTAAATGCCAGAGAATCTGTAAATATAATCGGAACTGGAACCGCAGAATCAGTAGCAACTACCACAAACAATAGAAATGTTTTCTTGCCTGACGTTATTAATGGTATAGGCACCGTAAGTTTTGGAAATGGTCAAGATGCAGGAAACGTGGCAATTAATACAAGAACCTTAACAATTCAACAAGGTGCGGCTGTTTTAGCTGCTACTTTGACGAGTGGGAAGGGTGGAAACTTAACAGTTAATGCTAACAACTTGGTAGAGCTAAAAAATAGGGGTATTTTGGCTAGTGCTACTGTTGGCAATAGCGGCGATGCTGGAGATTTAAATATTGTTACTCCTCGGTTAACTATGGAGAGAAGTTCGGCAATTTCCTCTTCAACTTTTGGCGCGGGAAATGCAGGAGATTTGTCCATCGAAACCAAACAGTTAGTAGCGACCATAAATGCAAATATTACTGCTTCTACGGGATTACCTGATTTGCCGTTTATTTTTGGAACTCCTAGCACGGGTAAGGGAGGTAATTTAACTATCAATGCTTCTGAGTCGATCGAACTAACAAATCGAGCCGGGTTATTATCTCAAACTTCCGGCGCGGGAGATGGCGGTAACGTGACAATCAATACTGGAAGATTGATTATTCAGAGAAATCGAGCGGGTGCTTCTACCGCAGTTGCGGGTAGCGGAAAAGGTGGAAATTTAACTGTTAATGCTAGTGAATTTATCCAAATTAATGGTACTTTTTTAGGTGCTTTTAGCACTACGGAAAAAGCAATCCTTTTGATTGTTGGATCGAGAGAAGAACAAGCACGTTTCGCTGGGTTAGCAACAGCTTCCCAAGGTTCTGGAGATGCAGGTAATTTAACAATTAATACTCCTCGTTTGATTGCTAGAGATGGTGCGGGAGCAATCACTTCTGCTGTTGGTACTGGTGCGGGAGGAAATCTGATTGTGAATACTTCCGAACTTAATTTGAGCGGCGGAAGTGGATTGGTAACTGCTACTTTGGGAACGGGTAAAGCTGGTGACTTAATTATCAATACTTCTAGATTAAATGTGGAAAACGGAGCGGCAATATCTGCGGATACTTTTGGTGTTGGAAATGCCGGGAATTTGAATATTAACAGCCAACAATTAACAGTGCAAAGCGGTGCGCGTATCGGTGCGGGTACGACTGAAAGTAGCACTGGTTTGGGGGGAAAGGTAACGATAAATGCCACAAATTCAGTAGAATTGATCGGTACTTCCGCAGATGGTACAGTTCCCAGTCAAGTGGTTGCTAGCACTTTAGGAAAGGGAGATGCTGGAGATTTAAGAATTGAAACTGGTAACTTAATTATTCGGGACGGTGCGAGGGTAACTGTTAGTGGAGAAGGTGTGGGTGCGGCGGGGAATTTGGATGTAATTGCAAATACCCTATTATTAAATAGTAATGCTTCTTTAAATGCCGAAACAGCAGCAGGCGATCGAGGTAATATTACCGTGCAAACACCTTTCTTGCAAATGCGTAATAACAGTCGCATTACTACTAACGCTACTGGTTCTGCCAATGGTGGTAATATTAGGATCGACTCAGATATTATAGCTAGTTTGGAAAATAGCGATATTCTGGCACAAGCAATTTTTGGTAGAGGTGGAAATATCAGCATCGTCACGCAAGGAATTTTCCAATCTTTTGACAGTAATATCGATGCAAGTTCTCAACTAGGAATCGATGGTGTCGTCGAAATTCAAACCCCAGATATCGACCCCTCTCAAGGTTTAGTTAATATACAACAACCTCGTGAAGAGTCATCCCCCGCTACAGGTTGCCAAGTTACGGCAAAAACGCGACCGAGCTTCACCAATATCGGCTTAGGAGGATTACCACCAAACCCAACTCAACCATTAAATAATTATAGCATTTGGACTGGTTCAAGTAATAACAGACAAGCCAATTTACCCACTCCCTACTCCTCATTGCCTACTCCCCAAATAATAGAAGCACAAGGTTGGATGAAAGGTGCAAATGGTGAAATAATTCTCACCACTACACCACCCACAGTTACACCTGATAGTTCTTTACCTACCGCCTATAACTGTCATGCAAACTAAACATTGGCTGCCATTATCTAAGCCACTACTTAAATTTATTATTTTAGCTACTGCTTCGTTAATTTTAACCTTAACTGTAGCAGATATATTATCTGCCATACCCGCAAATGGAACCTCTCCTCCAACCCCTCTTCTGCAAGGAGAGGGGAGTAAGAATTTTCTAATTTCTTCTATGCAAGGAGAGGGGAATCTTACTCCCCCCTTCCCTGCGAGGGAAGGGGGGTTGGGGGGGTTAGGTTTTTCTGGCGACGATTTAAATAATCTAGGTCGTCTCCAATTAGAAAAAGGAGAAGCACAAGCCGCTTTAAATAGCTGGAAGCAAGCCGAATTAGCTTATGAAAAAAATAATAATGTTGAAGGAGTTATCGGTAGTCAACTAAATCAAGCACAGGCGCTACAAGCTTTAGGTCAATATCACCAATCTAAGAAATTATTAGAAGAAATTAATCTGTTTATTGAAAAAAATTCTGACTCCGAACTTAAGGTGATAGCCTTGCGTAGCTATGGTGATGTTTTGAGATTAACTGGTGAATTGAAAAAGTCAGAAGAAGTTTTAACTAAAAGTTTAAATTTAGCAGAATTCCAGTATCCCCAAAATATTACCGAAATTAAACTTAGTTTAGGTAATACTGCTTTAGCGCAAGCTAAACGCGCCAAAGCGGTTAACGATCGGAAAACCGAAGTAACCGAAACCCAAAAAGCTTTAGAGTTTTATCAAGCTGCTAGTAATGATGATGCTTTAACAACTATTAAATTGCAAGCTCAATTAAATTTACTGCGTTTGTTGGTAGATAATAATGATTACTTAAAAGCCGAAAATTTATGGTCAACAGTTAGAAATAATATTGCTGAATTCCCCGTAAATAGTTTTGCAATTGAAGCTAAAATCAATTTAGCTGATAGTTCGATCGAAATTAAAAGAAAGTATCTGCAAAGTTCCTTAAAATGGCAGGATATTTATCAAATTTTAGCAGATGCTTTGCCACAGGCGAAAAGCTTACAGGATATGCGATCGCAATCTTACGCACTTGGGAAATTAGGCAGTTTATACGAAGCAGCTAAACAATATTCAGATGCAATGGAAGTTACTAAGGAAGCTTTAAGTTTAGCGCAATCAAAGCAAGCTTGGGATATTGCTTATCAGTGGCAATGGCAGTTAGGAAGATTATACAATAATTTGGGTGAAAAAGAAAGTGCGATCGCTTATTACACTACCGCCGTCAATACCCTTAATTCTGTACGTCAAAACTTATCAGGGATCGATACAGAAGCTCAGTTTTCCTTTCGAGACGATGTAGAACCAGTTTATCGCGAATTAGTCGATTTGCTGTTGCAATCAGAATCGGGAGAAAATGAACCTAGTCAAGAAAATATACAAAAGGCAATCGAACAAATTGATGGTTTGCAATTGGCAGAAATTGAAAATTTCCTCAAATGTGAGCTTTCAGGAGTAGTAAAAGTTAATCAAATTACTGATGAAAAAGCTGCTATTATATATCCAATTATTTTAGAGAAACGTTTGGCAGTTATTTGGCAACTGCCGGGACAAGCGATGAAATATCATCAAACAATTATTACCAAGGCTGAAGTAGAAAAAACCTTGCAAAGTTTACGTAAATATTTAAGTAGAAGTAGCAGTGAAACTCCAGATGTTATCCAAGAAGCGGCAAAGATTTATCAATGGATAATTAAGCCTTTTGAACAAAGTTTAGAGACTAATAAACAAATTAATACTTTAGTATTTGTATTAGATGGCGCTTTGCGAAACATTCCAATGGCAGTGCTTTATGATGATGATCGCCAAGAATATTTGATTCAAAAAGATTATGCGATCGCAATTGCTCCCCGATTAGAACTTTTTACTCCCAAACCTTTAGCAAGAAAATTAAAAGTGTTTATTGGCGGAATAGGTGAACCACAAACAATCAATAATATACCTTTCCCGGAGATTAAATATTTAGATGCAGAATTACAAGGAATTGCTGAAGAAATTAACACTAATCAACCCCTTTTGAATGCCAAATTTACTAAAACAAATCTTCAACATCAACTAGAATTGGGAGATTTTTCAGCAATTCACATCAAAACGCACGGTTTATTCAGTTCCGATCCTGAAAACACATTCATTGTCGGCTATAAAGAAGTGATTAAAGGTGAAGATTTAGCTAATTTAATTCAAAGTCATAGCCAAGAAAATTCTAATAATCTTGAATTACTTGTCCTCAGCGCTTGTGAAACAGCTAAAGGAGATAACCGAGCAGTTTTAGGGTTAGCTGGAATTGCTGTTCGTGCAGGCGCACGCAGCACTTTATCTACTTTATGGAAAGCACAAGATGAACAAAATACCGAATTAATGTTGAGATTTTACCAGGAATTATCTAAACCAGGAACTAGCAGAGCAAAAGCACTGCATATCGCCCAAAAAGCTCTGTTTGACAAGTATCAAAATCCCCATATTTGGGCTACTTATATTTTAGTTGGTAATTGGCTTTAATTGCTCGTTTCCAAACTTTTACCTGGAACGAATAAAAGGAGATAAATTCAATTATTTATGATTTCAACCTCACCTACTATTGGTTGTTCGGCTAATTCTTGCAGTTCAACCGATTTTAGCAAGTTCATCCAATCATTTTTAACTTTTTCATCTTCTGGAGAACTGCGGCGTAATTGTGCTAAACAATTGAGAGAATCAAACCAAATTTGAGTATCTGTTTCTGGTGTAACTCGTTTGATCCAGCCATTCACATCAAAATCGGGCGCATCATCGGTGTTTGGCTGACAGTAAAGTTCTAAATGCCATTGATAATATTCACCTTCTGCCAAAACATTTTCCGGTCTTGAAGGTAAGGAAATGCTGACAATTCCAGGTGTTTTTGGTAGCTTAAATTCAGTTCCGTAAATCCTTCGTTTACCGTCGCGAGTGAGGATAGAAAATCTGCCGATCGGGATATTTTCAGCAGTCAAGGGAATGTAAAACCAAAAAGTTGGATGTGTAGAAGTTGTTAAAGATTTATCGCTTTTAATTGGTACTAAAGCAATATTTTGATTAGCGTTAACTTGGCAAGGTGAAGTAGAAGGGTTAAGTCCACCTCCAGGTTTTCTTTTATTATCCGGTGGCGGGTCTTGTCTGGCAAGTCCTCCCCCTTGTGGTGTCTGACTACCTGTGCGCCGATTGCCTGACGGATTTGATTCGTTTTCGTTTTGCAGTCGGCTAGGTTGTGTTTGCACAGATACAGCATAGAGCATTAGACTGCTAAGGGAAAGTGCGATCGCTAAACTGATTTGAAATTGTCGGATAAACATATTAATTTTTATATATGAAGTAAGCTAAGCTTGTTTTGATGTCTTCAATTTAATATAAACGACAAAAGCAGTAGTCGAAAATAGGGTTAATACGGAAGGAATGAAAGGTATCCAGCCTCCTTGAATCATAATTATTAAGCAAATTTGATATAACACTAAAGCAAACATAACATTTAGTAAAGTTAACTTTACAGTTGACCGAAATCCCCAACCTATTAATGCGCCAATGAAAGACCACACCGCTACAAATATACTATCTCCCCACTGAAAATCTCTCCACTGAGGCAAAACCCATAATAAAGGTCGTTTATCTATCACAGCACTGAGTATTTGACTTGTT
This region includes:
- a CDS encoding filamentous hemagglutinin N-terminal domain-containing protein translates to MSPIRLSRYYQLALSTGFFVGGSILFSQHITVAQITPDTTLPVNSIVTPQGNINIIEGGTQTGSNLFHSFQEFSIPTGGTAFFNNSIDVQNIFSRVTGGNISNIDGIIRANGTANLFLLNPNGIVFGTNAQLNIGGSFLGSTANSLNFADGTQFSASPTAQTTPLLTVSVPIGLQFNASPSPIQVQSSRLTVSPGQSLGLVGGDLIITGGNLLSPGGRIDLGSVGNNSNVGISLIGNIPILNYDGVQNFANLQLSQQANIDSSDIGAGDIQVVGGRVSLTENSNISANTLGERNSGNINIQSSQLTLQDGATVSAYTFGSGNGGNITVNATDSVEMIGIGDTISIADVVIGTVNSANLRNGVFTGSFTEATGKGGDLTINTGKLTLQNGASLIAFTNSKGNGGNLSVNARESVNIIGTGTAESVATTTNNRNVFLPDVINGIGTVSFGNGQDAGNVAINTRTLTIQQGAAVLAATLTSGKGGNLTVNANNLVELKNRGILASATVGNSGDAGDLNIVTPRLTMERSSAISSSTFGAGNAGDLSIETKQLVATINANITASTGLPDLPFIFGTPSTGKGGNLTINASESIELTNRAGLLSQTSGAGDGGNVTINTGRLIIQRNRAGASTAVAGSGKGGNLTVNASEFIQINGTFLGAFSTTEKAILLIVGSREEQARFAGLATASQGSGDAGNLTINTPRLIARDGAGAITSAVGTGAGGNLIVNTSELNLSGGSGLVTATLGTGKAGDLIINTSRLNVENGAAISADTFGVGNAGNLNINSQQLTVQSGARIGAGTTESSTGLGGKVTINATNSVELIGTSADGTVPSQVVASTLGKGDAGDLRIETGNLIIRDGARVTVSGEGVGAAGNLDVIANTLLLNSNASLNAETAAGDRGNITVQTPFLQMRNNSRITTNATGSANGGNIRIDSDIIASLENSDILAQAIFGRGGNISIVTQGIFQSFDSNIDASSQLGIDGVVEIQTPDIDPSQGLVNIQQPREESSPATGCQVTAKTRPSFTNIGLGGLPPNPTQPLNNYSIWTGSSNNRQANLPTPYSSLPTPQIIEAQGWMKGANGEIILTTTPPTVTPDSSLPTAYNCHAN
- a CDS encoding CHAT domain-containing protein: MQTKHWLPLSKPLLKFIILATASLILTLTVADILSAIPANGTSPPTPLLQGEGSKNFLISSMQGEGNLTPPFPAREGGLGGLGFSGDDLNNLGRLQLEKGEAQAALNSWKQAELAYEKNNNVEGVIGSQLNQAQALQALGQYHQSKKLLEEINLFIEKNSDSELKVIALRSYGDVLRLTGELKKSEEVLTKSLNLAEFQYPQNITEIKLSLGNTALAQAKRAKAVNDRKTEVTETQKALEFYQAASNDDALTTIKLQAQLNLLRLLVDNNDYLKAENLWSTVRNNIAEFPVNSFAIEAKINLADSSIEIKRKYLQSSLKWQDIYQILADALPQAKSLQDMRSQSYALGKLGSLYEAAKQYSDAMEVTKEALSLAQSKQAWDIAYQWQWQLGRLYNNLGEKESAIAYYTTAVNTLNSVRQNLSGIDTEAQFSFRDDVEPVYRELVDLLLQSESGENEPSQENIQKAIEQIDGLQLAEIENFLKCELSGVVKVNQITDEKAAIIYPIILEKRLAVIWQLPGQAMKYHQTIITKAEVEKTLQSLRKYLSRSSSETPDVIQEAAKIYQWIIKPFEQSLETNKQINTLVFVLDGALRNIPMAVLYDDDRQEYLIQKDYAIAIAPRLELFTPKPLARKLKVFIGGIGEPQTINNIPFPEIKYLDAELQGIAEEINTNQPLLNAKFTKTNLQHQLELGDFSAIHIKTHGLFSSDPENTFIVGYKEVIKGEDLANLIQSHSQENSNNLELLVLSACETAKGDNRAVLGLAGIAVRAGARSTLSTLWKAQDEQNTELMLRFYQELSKPGTSRAKALHIAQKALFDKYQNPHIWATYILVGNWL
- a CDS encoding DUF928 domain-containing protein, which translates into the protein MFIRQFQISLAIALSLSSLMLYAVSVQTQPSRLQNENESNPSGNRRTGSQTPQGGGLARQDPPPDNKRKPGGGLNPSTSPCQVNANQNIALVPIKSDKSLTTSTHPTFWFYIPLTAENIPIGRFSILTRDGKRRIYGTEFKLPKTPGIVSISLPSRPENVLAEGEYYQWHLELYCQPNTDDAPDFDVNGWIKRVTPETDTQIWFDSLNCLAQLRRSSPEDEKVKNDWMNLLKSVELQELAEQPIVGEVEIINN